From the Thermococcus guaymasensis DSM 11113 genome, one window contains:
- a CDS encoding ABC transporter ATP-binding protein: MTVIEANNLKKIFGSIRALDGITVKIPEGMTLILGPNGGGKSTFLKLATGVYRPTSGEIKVFGETPWNNWKVKTRFGVAYDPPAFPQFVTGREWLNLFAESRGYGEEEVERVAELFEVKPFIDKRISGYSSGMLKRLSLAQAFIGKPELIFLDEPLANIDFDSMERVIEIIDEMKGKTNFVVISHIWEPFLPLVDWVVVIGNGKLVLSGKAEDVQEEVERLFKPKIRRSKGKGAQEDPSPTGQEGQNPASG, translated from the coding sequence GTGACGGTAATTGAGGCCAACAACCTCAAAAAGATTTTTGGGAGCATCCGTGCACTTGATGGGATCACGGTTAAAATCCCAGAGGGGATGACGCTCATCCTTGGCCCCAACGGCGGCGGAAAGAGCACGTTCCTCAAGCTCGCCACCGGCGTTTACCGCCCGACCTCCGGGGAAATAAAGGTGTTCGGTGAGACCCCCTGGAACAACTGGAAGGTTAAAACCCGCTTCGGCGTCGCCTACGACCCGCCGGCCTTCCCCCAGTTCGTAACTGGAAGGGAGTGGCTGAACCTCTTTGCCGAGAGCAGGGGGTACGGCGAGGAGGAGGTAGAGAGGGTCGCGGAGCTCTTTGAGGTAAAGCCGTTTATTGACAAGCGCATAAGCGGATACTCCTCTGGAATGCTCAAGAGGCTGAGCCTCGCGCAGGCGTTCATAGGGAAGCCGGAGCTTATATTCCTCGATGAGCCGCTCGCCAACATAGACTTTGACAGCATGGAAAGGGTCATTGAAATAATCGATGAAATGAAGGGCAAAACGAACTTCGTTGTGATCAGCCACATCTGGGAACCGTTCCTTCCCCTGGTGGACTGGGTGGTCGTCATAGGGAACGGGAAGCTCGTTCTGAGCGGGAAAGCAGAAGACGTCCAAGAAGAAGTCGAGAGGCTGTTCAAACCCAAAATCAGACGTTCAAAGGGGAAAGGGGCCCAGGAGGACCCCTCTCCCACCGGGCAGGAGGGTCAAAACCCTGCCAGCGGTTGA
- a CDS encoding HD domain-containing protein — MKLIYGPVHGTIELDDFAVRLIDTPEFQRLRRITQLGFVFLAYPTARHTRFEHSLGTFYIARKIKERNPDLDDAVVYAALLHDIGHYPFSHTLEGLYPRHEENTRLILREGEIGEVIGEAYSLREFLRFLKHPVVSGDIDADRMDYLVRDAYYTGVAYGLVDLDRLIRNLHWDGERLVVLEKGIMAAQNLLLARSMMYPTVYLHHVSRIAGAMLVEAVKIEGIPLEEIRTMDEIDLLARLRVSENAEVRELIEAIDSRKLYKRVLWSSEPIDERLLEELKRELEAEFGYLTLVDYPPEPSFEERNAFVFVNGELKRLSEVSPLVRSLFELRGTYWRWGVYARRDVTEEVKRLVSRVLNV, encoded by the coding sequence ATGAAGCTCATCTATGGCCCCGTTCACGGAACGATAGAGCTCGATGACTTTGCGGTAAGGTTAATTGATACCCCAGAGTTCCAGAGGTTGAGAAGAATAACCCAGCTCGGTTTTGTGTTTCTCGCCTATCCTACTGCCCGTCATACTCGATTCGAGCACTCACTCGGAACTTTTTACATTGCCAGGAAAATAAAAGAGCGTAATCCCGACTTAGATGATGCAGTTGTCTATGCGGCCCTTCTCCACGACATCGGGCATTATCCGTTCTCCCACACTCTTGAGGGACTTTACCCGCGCCACGAGGAGAACACGAGACTAATTCTGAGGGAGGGTGAAATCGGGGAGGTCATTGGGGAGGCCTATTCACTCAGGGAGTTCCTGCGCTTTCTTAAGCATCCAGTCGTGAGCGGGGACATCGACGCGGACAGGATGGACTACCTAGTTAGGGACGCCTACTACACTGGCGTTGCTTACGGCCTCGTTGATCTCGACAGGCTGATAAGGAACCTCCACTGGGATGGGGAGAGGCTTGTAGTACTGGAGAAGGGCATCATGGCGGCCCAAAACCTTCTCTTGGCGAGGAGCATGATGTACCCCACCGTCTACCTCCACCATGTCTCAAGGATAGCGGGTGCGATGCTCGTTGAGGCCGTCAAGATCGAAGGGATTCCTCTGGAGGAAATACGAACCATGGACGAAATCGACCTCCTTGCGAGGCTCAGGGTCAGTGAGAATGCCGAAGTCAGGGAGCTAATTGAGGCGATAGACTCTAGGAAGCTTTACAAGCGTGTCCTTTGGAGCAGCGAGCCCATTGATGAAAGACTCCTTGAAGAGCTGAAGAGGGAACTTGAGGCTGAGTTCGGCTACCTGACCCTTGTAGATTACCCGCCGGAGCCGAGTTTTGAGGAGAGAAACGCATTTGTGTTCGTTAACGGAGAACTCAAGAGACTCAGTGAAGTTTCTCCCCTTGTGCGCTCTCTGTTTGAACTGAGGGGCACTTACTGGAGGTGGGGAGTTTACGCCAGAAGGGACGTAACTGAGGAGGTGAAGAGACTGGTTTCCCGCGTTCTCAATGTATAA